A stretch of Gymnodinialimonas phycosphaerae DNA encodes these proteins:
- the lpdA gene encoding dihydrolipoyl dehydrogenase has product MAAQNFDLIVIGAGPGGYVAAIRGSQLGLKVAIVEREHMGGICLNWGCIPTKAMLRSSEVFHLMHRAKEFGLKADGIGYDLDAVVSRSRKVAKQLSGGVAHLMKKNKVTTFMGEATIPAKGKVSVKTDKGTEELTAKNIILATGARARELPGLDADGKRVWTYKAALTPPHMPKKLLVIGSGAIGIEFASFYNTLGADTTVVEVMDRVLPVEDAEISAFAKKAFEKQGMKIMQKAMVKQLDRADDKVTAHIEVNGKVEKQEFDTVISAVGIVGNVENLGLEALGVKIDRTHVVTDEYCRTGVDGLYAIGDIAGAPWLAHKASHEGVMVAELVAGMKAHPIKPESIAGCTYCHPQVASVGLTEAKAKEKGYKVKVGRFPFIGNGKAIALGEPEGMIKTVFDEKTGELLGAHMIGAEVTELIQGYVVGQKLETTEQDLMETVFPHPTLSEMMHESVLDAYDRVIHI; this is encoded by the coding sequence ATGGCCGCACAGAACTTTGACCTCATCGTTATTGGGGCAGGCCCGGGCGGCTACGTCGCCGCCATTCGCGGCAGCCAGCTTGGCCTGAAGGTCGCCATTGTCGAGCGCGAGCACATGGGCGGGATCTGCCTCAACTGGGGCTGCATCCCGACAAAGGCGATGCTGCGGTCGTCCGAAGTGTTCCACCTGATGCACCGCGCCAAGGAATTCGGCCTGAAGGCCGACGGCATCGGGTATGACCTTGACGCGGTCGTGTCGCGCTCGCGCAAAGTGGCCAAACAGCTATCGGGCGGCGTGGCGCATCTGATGAAGAAGAACAAGGTGACCACCTTCATGGGCGAGGCCACGATCCCCGCCAAGGGAAAGGTGTCGGTGAAGACCGATAAGGGCACCGAAGAGCTGACCGCGAAGAACATCATCCTCGCCACCGGCGCGCGGGCGCGCGAACTTCCGGGCCTGGATGCTGACGGCAAGCGCGTCTGGACTTACAAGGCCGCGTTGACCCCACCCCATATGCCGAAGAAATTGCTGGTCATCGGATCGGGCGCCATCGGTATCGAATTCGCCAGCTTCTACAATACGCTTGGCGCCGACACGACCGTGGTCGAGGTCATGGACCGCGTGCTGCCCGTGGAAGACGCCGAGATCAGCGCCTTCGCCAAGAAGGCGTTCGAGAAGCAGGGCATGAAGATCATGCAAAAGGCGATGGTCAAGCAGCTTGACCGCGCCGACGACAAAGTCACCGCCCATATCGAGGTGAACGGAAAGGTCGAGAAGCAAGAGTTCGACACCGTGATCTCTGCTGTGGGCATCGTCGGCAACGTCGAAAACCTCGGGCTGGAAGCGCTTGGCGTGAAGATCGACCGCACCCATGTGGTGACGGATGAATACTGCCGCACTGGTGTGGATGGCCTCTACGCCATCGGCGACATCGCGGGCGCGCCGTGGTTGGCGCATAAGGCATCGCACGAAGGCGTCATGGTCGCCGAACTGGTCGCGGGCATGAAAGCCCACCCGATCAAGCCCGAGTCCATCGCCGGCTGCACCTACTGTCACCCGCAAGTCGCCTCCGTCGGTCTGACCGAGGCCAAGGCGAAAGAGAAGGGCTACAAGGTCAAGGTCGGCCGCTTCCCCTTCATCGGCAACGGCAAGGCCATCGCCCTGGGTGAGCCCGAGGGCATGATCAAGACGGTTTTCGACGAGAAGACCGGAGAGCTTCTGGGCGCCCACATGATCGGCGCGGAAGTGACCGAGCTGATCCAGGGCTATGTGGTGGGCCAGAAGTTGGAGACGACTGAACAAGATCTGATGGAGACTGTGTTCCCGCACCCGACATTGTCGGAGATGATGCACGAAAGCGTCCTCGACGCCTACGACCGGGTGATCCATATTTGA
- a CDS encoding DUF924 family protein: MTRASDVVTFWLNAGPEKWYAKDDAFDAAIRDQFGQDWHAAHAGSLPDWATNSPGALALVILLDQFPRNMLRDDPRAFATDAKALEISSQCVAKGWDHEIAEPERQFIYMPYMHSEDMDHQNTCVDLFETRMAGGNNALHARVHREIIARFGRFPYRNAALGRDMTPEEQAFIDGGGYGAILREMEGN; this comes from the coding sequence ATGACCCGCGCATCTGATGTTGTGACGTTCTGGCTTAATGCCGGGCCAGAAAAATGGTATGCCAAGGACGACGCGTTCGACGCGGCGATCCGCGATCAGTTCGGACAGGACTGGCACGCGGCGCACGCCGGGTCGCTGCCCGATTGGGCAACCAATTCGCCTGGGGCCTTGGCGCTGGTGATCCTTCTGGATCAATTCCCCCGCAACATGCTCCGCGACGACCCCCGCGCCTTTGCCACCGATGCCAAGGCGCTTGAGATCTCTTCGCAATGCGTTGCCAAGGGCTGGGACCACGAGATCGCCGAGCCAGAGCGTCAGTTCATCTACATGCCCTACATGCATTCCGAGGACATGGATCACCAGAACACCTGCGTTGACCTTTTCGAGACGCGGATGGCGGGGGGCAACAACGCGCTGCACGCCCGTGTCCACCGCGAGATCATCGCCCGCTTCGGGCGCTTCCCCTATCGAAACGCCGCCCTTGGGCGCGACATGACCCCAGAAGAGCAGGCGTTCATCGACGGCGGCGGCTATGGCGCGATCCTTCGCGAGATGGAAGGGAACTAG
- a CDS encoding MFS transporter codes for MFTVIRNAWPLLLGMFLLQIGNGLQGSLMGVRGAIEGFSTFQLSLIGSAYFIGFLGGSSLAPKFIARVGHVRVFAALGSFISAIVISYPIVTDPYAWILLRIGIGFSLSGVYVTAESWLNNSATNETRGQSLSAYMLMQMFGLVAAQGILATGDPSGWMLFVIPSILVSLSFAPILLSATPTPAIEETRSMSLRQLFDASPFASVSMLLMGSVFAAQFAMAAVYATEAGLNLQQLSAFVSAIFIGAIILQYPIGWFSDRMDRRLLIIGVAGAGALVAVAGMFFGDNYYALLLIAALSGGLGQPLYALIIAYLNDYLEPQDMPAASGAMIFINGVGAITGPPILGLLMGWIGPAGFWLFLAVMLAAVTAYGIYRITQRISAYTEEDDYDAVPYAAIMPGTASPVAVEAAQEYYVEAAEEMAQDAEEEDSK; via the coding sequence ATGTTTACCGTCATTCGCAACGCCTGGCCGCTTCTTCTGGGCATGTTCCTGCTGCAGATCGGTAACGGCCTTCAGGGCTCACTCATGGGTGTGCGGGGCGCGATCGAGGGGTTCTCGACCTTCCAGCTGTCGTTGATCGGGTCGGCCTACTTCATTGGCTTTCTCGGCGGCTCCAGCCTTGCGCCTAAGTTCATCGCGCGCGTGGGCCACGTCCGTGTCTTCGCGGCGCTTGGGTCGTTCATCTCGGCGATCGTGATCTCTTATCCCATCGTGACCGATCCCTATGCCTGGATCCTGTTGCGCATCGGCATCGGGTTCTCGCTGTCCGGGGTCTATGTGACGGCTGAGTCGTGGCTCAACAACTCCGCCACCAACGAGACACGTGGCCAATCGCTTTCGGCCTACATGTTGATGCAGATGTTCGGCCTTGTGGCGGCGCAGGGCATCCTTGCGACGGGCGACCCCTCTGGGTGGATGTTGTTTGTGATCCCCTCCATCCTCGTCTCACTCAGCTTTGCGCCGATCCTTTTGTCGGCCACGCCCACCCCGGCGATCGAAGAGACGCGGTCGATGTCCCTGCGCCAACTTTTCGACGCCTCGCCCTTCGCGTCGGTGTCCATGCTGCTGATGGGAAGCGTCTTCGCGGCGCAGTTCGCCATGGCCGCGGTCTATGCGACCGAGGCGGGGCTGAACCTGCAACAGCTGTCGGCCTTCGTCTCGGCGATCTTCATCGGCGCGATCATCCTGCAATATCCCATTGGCTGGTTCTCGGACCGGATGGACCGCCGTCTGTTGATCATCGGCGTGGCGGGGGCGGGGGCGCTTGTCGCCGTGGCGGGCATGTTCTTTGGTGACAACTACTATGCGCTGCTGCTGATCGCGGCGCTTTCAGGGGGCCTTGGGCAGCCGCTTTACGCGCTGATCATCGCCTACCTCAACGACTACCTGGAACCCCAAGACATGCCCGCCGCCTCAGGCGCGATGATCTTCATCAACGGCGTGGGGGCGATTACCGGCCCGCCGATCCTGGGCCTTTTGATGGGCTGGATCGGGCCTGCGGGCTTCTGGCTGTTCCTCGCGGTCATGTTGGCGGCGGTCACGGCCTACGGGATCTACCGGATCACCCAGCGCATCTCGGCCTACACCGAGGAAGACGACTACGACGCGGTTCCCTATGCCGCGATTATGCCTGGCACCGCATCGCCGGTGGCGGTTGAGGCCGCGCAGGAGTACTATGTCGAGGCCGCCGAAGAGATGGCCCAGGACGCTGAAGAAGAGGATTCCAAATGA
- the queA gene encoding tRNA preQ1(34) S-adenosylmethionine ribosyltransferase-isomerase QueA produces the protein MKLDDFDFDLPDGLIATRPARPRSSAKLLVAEGAQTRDLTVADLPSTLRPGDRLVLNDTRVIPARLSGTRTRMSAQGEVTAKIEVTLMEPQADGTWSALGKPMRKLKVGEKVIFSNELQAEVKAIDEGLRLAFNVTGDDFDAALNAAGAMPLPPYIAGKRAPDARDREDYQTIWARRAGAVAAPTASLHFDENLMAALSARGVDVTFVTLHVGAGTFLPVTVDDVTSHKMHAEWGEVSEAAAAEINATKAAGGRIIPVGTTALRLIESAAREGEIHPFEGTTEIFIYPGYTWQITDALMTNFHLPKSTLLMLVSALMGKDRMDAVYAHAIAQGYRFFSYGDASLLIPSQT, from the coding sequence TTGAAACTTGATGATTTCGACTTCGATCTGCCTGACGGCCTGATCGCCACCCGCCCCGCGCGGCCCCGGTCCTCGGCAAAGCTGTTGGTGGCCGAGGGCGCGCAGACCCGTGATCTGACCGTGGCGGATCTGCCCTCGACCTTGCGTCCGGGCGATCGTCTGGTCCTCAACGACACCCGCGTGATCCCCGCGCGCCTGAGTGGCACCCGCACCCGCATGAGCGCGCAGGGAGAGGTCACAGCCAAGATCGAAGTGACCCTGATGGAGCCTCAGGCCGATGGTACGTGGTCTGCGTTGGGCAAGCCGATGCGCAAGCTGAAGGTTGGGGAGAAAGTGATATTCTCCAATGAACTGCAAGCCGAAGTTAAAGCGATAGATGAAGGGTTGCGGCTGGCGTTCAATGTGACCGGAGATGACTTTGACGCCGCGCTGAATGCGGCCGGTGCCATGCCCCTGCCGCCCTACATTGCCGGCAAGCGTGCCCCCGATGCCCGCGACCGCGAGGACTACCAGACGATCTGGGCCAGGCGCGCCGGTGCTGTCGCGGCCCCCACCGCGTCGCTGCATTTCGACGAAAACCTGATGGCAGCCCTTTCAGCGCGCGGCGTCGATGTGACCTTCGTGACGCTTCATGTGGGCGCGGGCACGTTCCTGCCCGTCACCGTGGATGACGTCACCTCCCACAAGATGCACGCCGAATGGGGCGAAGTCAGCGAGGCGGCCGCCGCCGAGATCAACGCCACCAAGGCCGCGGGCGGGCGTATCATTCCCGTCGGCACCACGGCCCTGCGCCTGATCGAATCCGCCGCGCGCGAGGGTGAAATCCACCCCTTCGAAGGCACCACCGAGATCTTCATCTACCCCGGTTACACGTGGCAAATCACCGATGCCCTGATGACCAACTTCCACCTGCCGAAATCGACGCTTCTGATGCTGGTGTCCGCGCTCATGGGCAAGGACCGCATGGATGCCGTTTATGCCCATGCCATCGCGCAGGGCTATCGCTTCTTTTCCTACGGTGACGCTTCCCTCCTTATTCCGTCGCAAACCTGA
- a CDS encoding AsmA-like C-terminal region-containing protein, translating to MAEGETQQGRGRRRVVIAVLAIVVFVFVVPVGALWARLSITPMSMPDAVQARIEARINGAMDAGGMGGDVAVGDMVLALPQGGRAPALEFHDVVVTTREGEVRAAFPVLRLRMAPGPLLRGQMRVKRIIVAGAGVNMTRSADGRVDLDFAGAAPGDRAERTVVETLALLDQMFAREAFSYLEEVLGVDMQVILADAVADRDIRLHGAEVRLTRDDGRITLMIGGELEGSRNAEVNLSLRRDAARGVTDMGMVFDTLAARDLATASPALAWLDLMRAPIDGQLSAAMADDGTLGALSGALDIGAGELRLPGQEAAVPFTAMQARLSYAPDTRRARFEALRLEGDQLAFQAEGHADVSHDGTVFTGQFALRDIMANPESLFDTPLEIDGAALDLRLTLGETVRVDVGQATLYDDALRVSTSGHLIAAPEGVTLAIDAQLPEIDAPTLLSYWPATAIPNTRWWVAERLQAATARGTNFALRLTPEADPLYELSFDFTDADIRALPAAPPIRGASGFLSLQNDRLSVALDGGGVAAEGQGAVLLAGSRMLIADVSQQGPLAEFDLDLASTVPDLMHVLAGPPFRVLDASGFAPDEIGAGRIVAEASLSTRLLDRTEQTGVEGIDVVASGVVTGYRGDALIAGRVLTSDRITVTLTPDQLAVGGRGALDGVPVTGQWSVLLDPDAPPGSLVEARARIDRAALATFGVALPEWLISGRGAADLTVFLQADSPARLQIRSDLDGIALAIPPLAWSMPAGRTGDFAAEITLGPRPEVRSLTLEGGGLSLDGAVTFTPDGFLNRFSAGRFRLGQWLDVQGGLVGRGTAAPGIEVTGGVLDFRTMPSLSGTGGSGSGDIGPLDIRLNTMQITEGISLTDLRASLDGASMSGEFRGLVNGGAQVNGQLVPSANGPSVRLQSRDGGAVLRSADIFENLHGGTLDLILAARLEAGQYDGRLTIEGPRLRDASVMAELLNLISVVGLLDQLSGDGINLGDVNGSFRITPQTITVQEGTAVGPSMGFSMDGVYDVASQRYEMQGVVSPFYIVNGLFGALFAPRREGLFGFNYRLIGDSEDVRVSVNPLSILTPGVFREIFRAPPPDFSQ from the coding sequence ATGGCTGAGGGCGAGACACAGCAGGGACGCGGACGCAGGCGGGTTGTGATTGCCGTGCTGGCCATCGTGGTCTTCGTTTTCGTGGTGCCGGTCGGGGCTTTGTGGGCAAGGCTGTCGATCACGCCGATGAGCATGCCCGATGCGGTGCAGGCCAGAATCGAGGCGCGCATCAATGGTGCCATGGACGCGGGCGGCATGGGCGGCGACGTGGCGGTGGGCGACATGGTGCTGGCGCTGCCCCAGGGCGGCCGCGCACCGGCGCTGGAATTCCACGATGTGGTGGTGACGACGCGCGAGGGGGAGGTGCGCGCCGCGTTTCCCGTCCTGCGCCTGCGCATGGCGCCGGGGCCGCTGTTGCGCGGGCAAATGCGGGTCAAACGGATCATCGTGGCCGGCGCAGGCGTGAACATGACACGCAGCGCCGATGGCCGGGTTGACCTTGATTTCGCGGGCGCTGCCCCGGGCGACCGCGCAGAGCGCACGGTGGTCGAGACCTTGGCGCTGCTTGATCAGATGTTCGCCCGCGAGGCGTTCTCGTATCTGGAAGAGGTCCTGGGCGTCGACATGCAGGTCATCTTGGCCGATGCGGTCGCCGACCGCGACATCCGCCTGCACGGCGCCGAGGTGCGGCTGACGCGGGACGACGGGCGTATCACCCTAATGATCGGCGGCGAATTGGAGGGCAGCCGCAACGCCGAGGTGAACCTGTCCCTGCGCCGCGACGCGGCGCGCGGCGTCACGGATATGGGCATGGTCTTCGACACGCTGGCCGCACGCGATCTGGCGACGGCATCTCCGGCGCTGGCGTGGCTGGACCTGATGCGCGCGCCCATCGACGGACAGTTGAGCGCCGCCATGGCCGATGACGGCACCCTTGGTGCGCTGAGCGGCGCCTTGGACATCGGCGCGGGCGAGCTGCGCTTGCCGGGGCAGGAGGCCGCGGTGCCATTCACGGCCATGCAAGCGCGCCTGAGTTATGCGCCCGACACCCGCCGCGCCCGGTTCGAGGCCTTGCGCCTTGAGGGCGATCAACTGGCGTTCCAGGCCGAGGGCCATGCCGACGTCAGCCATGATGGCACTGTTTTCACGGGACAATTCGCGCTGCGTGACATCATGGCGAACCCCGAGAGTCTGTTCGACACGCCGCTGGAGATTGATGGCGCCGCGCTTGACCTGCGGCTGACCCTTGGCGAAACCGTGCGGGTCGATGTGGGCCAGGCCACGCTTTACGACGATGCGCTGCGCGTCAGCACATCGGGCCACCTGATCGCCGCGCCCGAGGGGGTCACACTGGCCATTGACGCGCAATTGCCGGAAATCGACGCGCCCACCCTCCTGTCCTACTGGCCCGCCACGGCGATCCCCAACACCCGCTGGTGGGTGGCGGAGCGGCTGCAAGCGGCCACCGCGCGCGGCACCAACTTCGCCCTGCGCCTTACGCCCGAGGCCGACCCGCTTTACGAGCTGTCCTTCGACTTCACCGACGCCGATATCCGCGCGTTGCCCGCCGCGCCGCCGATCCGCGGGGCGTCCGGTTTCCTCAGCCTGCAAAACGACCGCCTTTCGGTGGCCCTTGACGGCGGCGGGGTCGCGGCCGAGGGGCAGGGGGCGGTGTTGCTGGCAGGCTCGCGCATGCTGATCGCCGATGTCTCGCAACAAGGGCCGTTGGCCGAGTTCGACCTTGATCTGGCGAGCACAGTCCCGGACCTGATGCATGTTCTGGCAGGCCCGCCGTTCCGCGTGTTGGACGCCAGCGGCTTCGCCCCGGACGAAATCGGTGCTGGCCGGATCGTGGCCGAAGCGTCGCTGTCGACGCGGCTTCTGGACCGGACTGAGCAGACCGGGGTTGAGGGCATCGACGTTGTCGCCTCGGGCGTGGTGACGGGCTATCGGGGCGATGCGCTGATCGCGGGGCGTGTGCTGACCTCGGACCGGATCACCGTGACGCTGACGCCCGACCAGCTTGCCGTAGGCGGGCGCGGTGCGCTTGATGGCGTGCCTGTCACCGGGCAATGGAGCGTTCTGCTGGACCCCGACGCGCCCCCCGGCAGCCTGGTGGAGGCGCGCGCCAGGATCGACCGTGCGGCACTAGCTACGTTCGGGGTGGCGCTGCCCGAGTGGCTGATTTCGGGCCGGGGGGCGGCGGATCTGACCGTTTTCCTGCAAGCCGACAGCCCGGCGCGGTTGCAAATCCGCTCGGATCTCGATGGCATCGCGCTTGCGATCCCGCCCCTGGCCTGGTCGATGCCGGCGGGCCGCACCGGCGATTTCGCCGCCGAGATCACCCTCGGGCCCCGTCCAGAGGTGCGCTCCCTTACCCTGGAGGGCGGGGGCCTGTCGCTGGACGGCGCGGTGACCTTTACGCCCGATGGCTTCCTCAACCGCTTTTCCGCCGGGCGCTTCCGGTTGGGGCAATGGCTGGATGTGCAGGGCGGACTTGTGGGGCGGGGTACTGCCGCGCCGGGCATCGAGGTGACCGGCGGCGTGCTCGACTTTCGTACCATGCCGTCGCTTTCAGGCACCGGGGGCAGCGGCTCGGGCGATATCGGGCCGCTCGATATTCGGCTCAACACGATGCAGATCACCGAAGGGATTTCGCTCACCGATCTGCGCGCGTCGCTTGATGGGGCGTCCATGTCGGGGGAATTCCGAGGATTGGTGAACGGCGGCGCACAAGTGAACGGCCAGTTGGTCCCCAGCGCCAATGGCCCCTCCGTGCGCCTGCAATCGCGCGATGGCGGCGCGGTGCTGCGATCGGCCGATATCTTCGAGAACCTGCACGGCGGCACCCTTGACCTGATCCTTGCCGCGCGTCTCGAGGCGGGCCAATATGACGGTCGCCTGACCATCGAAGGGCCGCGTCTGCGCGATGCCTCGGTCATGGCGGAACTGTTGAACCTGATCTCCGTTGTGGGTTTGCTGGACCAGCTATCGGGCGACGGCATCAACCTCGGTGACGTCAACGGCAGTTTCCGCATCACGCCGCAGACGATCACGGTGCAAGAGGGGACCGCAGTGGGACCTTCCATGGGGTTCTCGATGGATGGTGTCTATGACGTGGCCAGCCAGCGCTACGAGATGCAGGGCGTGGTGTCGCCGTTCTACATCGTCAACGGGCTGTTCGGCGCGTTGTTCGCCCCCCGGCGCGAGGGACTTTTCGGGTTCAATTACCGCCTGATCGGCGATAGCGAGGACGTCCGGGTTTCCGTCAATCCCCTGTCGATTCTGACCCCCGGCGTCTTCCGCGAGATCTTCCGCGCCCCGCCGCCGGATTTCAGCCAATAG
- a CDS encoding peroxiredoxin, with product MPEIGHPAPDFTLPRDGGDTLTLSAQRPKAVVLFFYPKDDTPGCTKEAIAFTGLESAFAEAGAVIIGISKDTAAKHDKFITKHDLSIPLVSDADSDVCEQYGTWVEKNMYGKTYMGIERATFLIDGTGNIAQVWRKVKVPGHAEEVLEAVRAL from the coding sequence ATGCCAGAGATCGGCCACCCCGCCCCCGACTTCACCCTGCCCCGCGATGGCGGCGACACGCTGACGCTGTCGGCCCAACGCCCCAAGGCCGTCGTGCTGTTTTTCTACCCCAAGGACGACACCCCCGGCTGCACCAAAGAAGCCATTGCCTTCACGGGCCTGGAATCCGCCTTCGCCGAGGCCGGCGCCGTGATCATCGGCATCTCCAAGGACACCGCCGCCAAGCATGACAAGTTCATCACCAAACATGACTTGTCGATCCCGCTGGTTTCCGACGCCGACAGCGACGTCTGCGAGCAATATGGCACCTGGGTAGAGAAGAACATGTACGGCAAGACCTACATGGGGATCGAGCGGGCAACCTTCCTGATCGACGGCACAGGCAACATTGCCCAGGTCTGGCGCAAGGTGAAAGTGCCCGGCCACGCCGAAGAGGTGCTGGAGGCCGTACGCGCCCTCTGA
- a CDS encoding ferritin-like domain-containing protein: MIPLAHMADQVLRTADARAKTALSRDFAAQWQAARDTGALPEIGTASPPDSPARPAAPALLDPRDVPRRKPGSPQGRIAILHAVAHIELNAVDLHWDLIARFSATPFPIGFFDDWVRAADEESKHFNLIADCLEAMGSHYGALAAHAGMWRAAEDTADDLMGRLAVVPMVLEARGLDVTPGMIRIFQNAGEDPAAKQAVAAMEVIYAEEVHHVAYGSKWFHFLCGRHDLDPTQAFHTLVRRYFHGPLKPPFNEEKRAEAGIPPDFYWPLAD; encoded by the coding sequence ATGATCCCCCTTGCCCACATGGCCGACCAGGTCCTGCGCACCGCAGATGCCCGCGCGAAAACCGCGCTCTCGCGTGACTTCGCGGCCCAATGGCAAGCGGCCCGCGACACCGGTGCCCTGCCCGAGATCGGCACCGCCTCCCCGCCCGACAGCCCCGCACGGCCAGCGGCGCCCGCCCTGCTGGACCCGCGCGACGTGCCGCGGCGCAAGCCCGGCTCGCCACAGGGGCGCATCGCGATCCTGCATGCGGTGGCCCATATCGAGTTGAATGCCGTCGACCTCCATTGGGACCTGATCGCGCGGTTCTCTGCCACGCCCTTTCCCATTGGCTTCTTCGACGATTGGGTCCGGGCGGCGGATGAAGAATCCAAGCATTTCAACCTGATCGCCGATTGCCTGGAGGCCATGGGCTCTCATTACGGGGCGCTTGCGGCCCATGCGGGCATGTGGCGGGCGGCCGAAGATACGGCAGATGATCTGATGGGACGCCTCGCCGTGGTGCCCATGGTGCTGGAGGCGCGCGGGCTGGACGTGACGCCGGGAATGATCCGGATCTTCCAGAACGCGGGTGAAGACCCTGCCGCCAAACAGGCCGTTGCGGCGATGGAGGTGATTTACGCCGAAGAGGTCCACCACGTGGCCTACGGCTCCAAATGGTTTCACTTCCTGTGCGGCCGCCATGATCTGGACCCGACGCAGGCGTTCCATACCCTCGTGCGGCGCTATTTCCACGGACCGCTGAAACCGCCGTTCAACGAAGAAAAACGCGCCGAGGCAGGCATTCCCCCTGATTTTTATTGGCCCTTGGCCGATTGA
- a CDS encoding DUF5930 domain-containing protein: MTSRLFSRVNAAFERHLPEQRLFLKSEEGTRFIRLRPITQASIILGSAVMVGWTVIVTSFFLIDTISAGNARELAEREQAMYQERLNALALERDARAADASAAQDRFALAMDQVSAMQTQLLDGEQRSRELEIAVDVIQATLRRAIDERDEARLAQAALQSELQADTGTQLTAAEREQELEQTLAFLNQALELTAVERDTGYTMVAQAEEEINRLNFQAALTDERSSRVFRQLEEAVAVSMEPLDEMFRAAGMNTEDLIDAVRRGYSGQGGPLTPILSTSGEPADGLSMRANEVLESLDRINMYRIAAERLPLAMPVNGTFRNTSGFGPRGDPFNGSRRMHNGIDFAGARGTQIVAGGEGTVTRAGRMSGYGNIVEITHANGFMTRYAHLSRIRVSEGERVSRGELIGDMGCTGRCTGTHLHYEVHRNGTPVNPMTFIRAGRNVF, from the coding sequence GTGACATCTCGGCTCTTTAGCCGCGTGAATGCGGCGTTTGAACGGCACTTGCCGGAACAACGTCTTTTTCTGAAATCAGAAGAAGGAACGCGGTTTATCCGCCTCCGCCCGATCACGCAGGCCAGCATCATTTTAGGGTCCGCCGTCATGGTGGGCTGGACGGTTATCGTAACATCGTTCTTTCTGATCGACACGATTTCGGCAGGAAACGCCCGCGAATTGGCAGAGCGGGAACAGGCCATGTATCAAGAGCGCCTGAACGCTCTGGCCCTTGAACGCGACGCCCGCGCGGCAGACGCAAGTGCGGCTCAGGATCGCTTCGCCTTGGCGATGGATCAGGTCTCGGCGATGCAGACCCAGCTGCTCGACGGTGAGCAACGCTCGCGCGAGTTGGAAATCGCGGTGGATGTGATCCAGGCCACCCTGCGCCGGGCCATCGACGAACGCGACGAAGCGCGTCTGGCCCAGGCCGCGTTGCAATCGGAGCTTCAGGCTGACACCGGCACCCAGTTGACCGCCGCCGAGCGCGAGCAAGAGCTGGAGCAAACCCTCGCCTTCCTCAACCAGGCCCTCGAGCTGACCGCTGTAGAGCGCGACACCGGCTACACGATGGTGGCCCAGGCCGAGGAAGAGATCAATCGCCTCAACTTCCAGGCGGCCCTGACGGACGAACGTTCCAGCCGGGTCTTCCGCCAGTTGGAAGAGGCCGTGGCCGTTTCCATGGAACCCCTGGACGAGATGTTCCGCGCGGCTGGCATGAATACCGAAGACCTGATCGATGCGGTGCGCCGCGGCTATTCGGGCCAGGGTGGCCCGCTGACGCCGATCCTGTCCACCTCGGGGGAGCCTGCGGACGGCCTGTCGATGCGCGCCAACGAGGTTCTTGAAAGCCTCGACCGGATCAACATGTACCGCATCGCGGCCGAGCGACTGCCGCTCGCGATGCCCGTCAACGGAACCTTCCGCAATACATCGGGCTTCGGTCCGCGCGGCGACCCCTTCAACGGGTCGCGTCGGATGCACAACGGCATCGACTTCGCCGGGGCCCGCGGTACGCAGATTGTCGCCGGTGGCGAGGGGACAGTGACCCGCGCTGGACGGATGAGCGGTTATGGCAATATAGTGGAAATCACCCATGCCAACGGCTTCATGACCCGCTACGCCCATTTGTCGCGCATTCGTGTGAGCGAAGGGGAAAGGGTCTCGCGCGGTGAGCTTATCGGTGATATGGGCTGCACGGGTCGGTGCACGGGCACGCATTTGCACTACGAGGTGCATCGCAACGGTACGCCCGTTAATCCGATGACGTTCATAAGGGCAGGACGCAATGTTTTCTAA
- a CDS encoding bactofilin family protein: protein MFSKSKINEPGSKAGDASSGSASAGSAAASGTPSGDTMNKPNTSAATGSKTKPQPSMLSTDLTIVGNLRTTGDIQVEGTVQGDIRAHLLTVGESANIEGEIVADDIVVTGRVVGRVRGLKVRLTSTARVEGDIIHKTIAIESGAHFEGSVQRAEDPLSTGANNPIPAARTPVSTGAPSSPSAPEAPSSSIPRPAAAGPVPSSKE, encoded by the coding sequence ATGTTTTCTAAATCCAAGATCAATGAACCCGGATCCAAGGCTGGCGATGCGTCGTCGGGGTCCGCCAGTGCTGGTTCGGCCGCCGCGTCGGGCACACCTTCTGGAGATACCATGAACAAACCAAACACCTCTGCGGCCACCGGCAGCAAGACCAAGCCACAACCTTCGATGCTGTCCACGGACCTGACGATTGTGGGCAATCTGCGCACAACCGGCGACATTCAGGTCGAAGGCACCGTGCAGGGCGACATCCGCGCCCATCTTCTGACGGTTGGCGAAAGCGCCAACATCGAAGGTGAGATCGTGGCAGACGACATCGTCGTCACGGGACGTGTCGTGGGTCGTGTCCGCGGCCTGAAGGTTCGCCTGACCTCTACCGCCCGCGTGGAAGGTGATATCATCCACAAGACCATCGCGATCGAGTCCGGCGCCCACTTCGAGGGTTCTGTTCAGCGCGCAGAAGATCCGCTGTCCACCGGTGCCAACAATCCGATCCCGGCAGCCCGCACGCCCGTGTCCACCGGGGCACCCTCGTCGCCGTCCGCGCCCGAAGCGCCGTCCTCGTCGATCCCGCGTCCGGCAGCCGCCGGTCCGGTGCCCTCGTCCAAGGAATAA